GGCTTCTAGGCACAGGAGAATGTTGGCTCCAGGATTATGACTGAACTGCTCCTCCCTGCTGGATGCCTGGGGACCTGAACAGGAAAGCAGGGATGGGAGGCACCTTTTTTAAAGGATGGAATCCTAAGGTTTACCTCAGCAGACCTGTACGGGAGAAGAGTCATTACAGGCTACAGGACCTATAAGCAGCATCTCTTCTCCAAGGAGGAGGGAAAACCTGATGATGCCTTGGAGATAAAGTTCCCATTAATCTTTCCTGTGCCCTCAAGAAGagattgactcatttttcttattgaaatgtagatttttccttttcccctgccCTCTAGAATCTTGAGGATATCTCTGAAAATTCTTATCCCAAAGAGAAGGGATCCTGCCTAAAGAAGGACTTCTGCTGAATCATGGGACATTTGGAGAACAGTACTGGAAACTTCTTGGAGCAATAGGGTAAAATATCACAGATTCTACCACCCCTCTCTCATCCTAAGGAGCTGGGGATGCCGCAATTAGGGAGCAACAGAGCCtagtaagagagagacagaaccaAAGTGACACATATTCCTATAGTCTGAGTTCAGGGATGGAGAATTATGATCCTGGGCCACAAAGAAAAAGGGGTATTACCTGTAGGCTGAGGCCCAGTGTGTCctgaggaggcagagaaagagaaaaatatgaagttacAAACAGTGAAATTTTTAGAGTGGGGAGTTTTCTACCCTAGAGTCAGGATGCTCACCTACCACTCCAACATGAGGGACCCTAAACTTTAACCCCATTGTGTCTGAGGAATTCTCATCATAAGCAAAAGGAAGGAACAGTTCAGGGCTGTAAAAAGCCTGAGGAATCTCCTCTTTGTCAGGCCCAGCACTTGGCTCTCTCAGTCACCAAATCCTCCTACTTCAGGTTGGTCCTGGTTGGGGAAATGTTGATTGCAATGTCTCCCACCCCTTGGCTTTACATGTGACCTTGTGGGATAAGTTCCCTTTTTGGGATATGGGGGTGGAATTCATTCCAGAGCTAGAGGCCCTAGAGTAGTGGATCTTCCCCTATGGCCTGAGTTCTATGGAGCCAAATCCTCTCACTGCATGCTCCTCACCTTTCTTGTTCTTCAGGTGGATGATCAGCCCTATGCTGAGGAAGATCAGCCCCATGACAAAGCCTCCAATTCCACTCAGCAGTTTGCTCTGGGCAGATTCAGACTGTGCCCCTGCAGAGAACATGCCTTGGATCATCACTTATCAGTCCTCTCCATTCCATCCTCATCCAGTGACCTCAGAGCCCAGCCTGGTTTGGGGGACACTAAGACATGGAGAGGTAAGCAGGGGCAGAAGCCTGGATTCCTGCTGCAACTCCATCCGAAGGAAAAGACTCCAAGGGTGTTTGGGAGTGAGGTGAGAGAGAACAACTGCTTTTTTGAGGACATTTTCCATTCGTTGATTTGCAGAGACATATGTGAATTCCCAGAGGTAAAAATGATCTGTCTCCCAGGGTAAGGCATAGTCAAGTGAACTTTGGATCCCCAGAAGAGGATGGACTAAGATTCTGTCAGTTCCTCTTGTGGAGGAATACGTTTCCATAGAGCATCAGGATTCTGTGGATGCTAGCTCAATgctgcagtcaggaagatatgctgggagagggaggaggatgtATTTGATCCAAGGCATAGGAAAAGAGTCTGTGGGAACATTCACTGAAGGACTTCCAGAGATATGAGCCTTTCTGTCCTGGGGTTACAGGGAGGGGACAGGTTGGGgacaaaataagggagttggcTCTCACTCCATTCCACACTGATGGGGCTCTGTAGGCTGGCATGCTCCACACTGCAGGTGTAGACATCTCTGCTCTGGGGAGCCATTTCCAACATGACCAGGGTCTGATAGGTCCAGTCTCCATGTTGTATCACACCCGTGGACACAACCCCAGCTGTCTCCTCCTGCCCATTCTTGAACCAGGTGACCTTGATCTTGCTTGGATAGAAGCCAGTGACAGAGCAGACCAGCAGGTGATGCAGGGCGTCTGTCTTGGAGGGGGAGatggtcactctgggctggactgagggggagagagagacaaagtgtCAGGAGAGGGAGATCCTTCTACCTTGTGATGAGGGTCCCTGTGGCTGTCTGGCTTTGAAAGCCTCTCCCAGAGGTGTCCATCACAGGCTCAGAGGTGTTCTCTGTGGGGTGAGGTCCTCCAGGCTCCCTGTCCCCATCTGGCCTATTCGGTCTGGACAGTGTCCCCCTGGCCCTGCCTTTGACCCAGCCCCTTTGGGCGGTCCTGTccggggtgggggagagggagggaggctgcGGGGCAGATGGGCGGGGGTCCAGCCTCCTCGGGGTCAGCTCAGGACACACATTCAGATCTGGGATCCTGGGGATCTCCCTCCCAGGGTCCGGAAGTCAGGGGCTGAGGATCTGGGACACTCACCTCTGCTGTCCACCGTGAACCGCTTAGTTACCTCGTAGTTGCGTCTGCACAGCGTGTCCACGTAGCCTCGGTATTCCTCCAGGGAATCCTCCTGACCATTCCAGTACTCAGCATCGGGCCGCCCCAGCTCCGTCACGGCCACGAAGTGCCTCAAGTCGCTGTCGAAGCGGGCATCCTCCTCGCCATTGTATATGGATCTAAACACAAGCCGCACCCGCTCCGTGCCGTTGGTGAAGTAACACTCGCCCTTGTACTGATACACGAAATCCTCTGCGGACGGACCCGGAGCCGCGTCAGCCGGGGGCAGACCGACCGCCGCCCCAGTGACCAGGCCGGGACCGCCCCCAGCGGTGCCTGAGGGATCACCTTCACATACACACGTACAAACGATGCACACGTACGCACAATACACATTCACACAACCCTCACATACACACGTACACGggcacacacattcacatagacacatacatagtTTCTCACACATAAAATCATCACAGGTAGAGAAGGTGGCAAAGCGAAGTGAGGGGAGCGACACAAAGTTGTATCTTAGAGGCACAGGCTGAgctcctttctcctcctgggaaatccccatcaagatcctcctcctgctgctcccTCTCCTGGACAGAGCTGCCCCTCCCAGGACATCAACACCTCAGTCCCTTCCAAGACCTTCCTCCTGCCTGCCCCAAGCCCTCTGGGACCTTGTGATATGACCAACTTGCCCGTTTCCCAGAATAACTGCACAAGCCAGCAAATGTCCTTCACACTGAGACAACTGCCCTACTCCAACTGTTTCTGTGCTACTTGACAATTTTCTTACTTCTCAACCCAAGTTCGGGTTCACCTAGTCCATTTCCCCACTTCTACACAGGATGGAACTGAGGAACAGCCTTTTGAGATGACTGACCCAAGGACTCTAGGCTAGTAATTATAACAGATAGGGGTGCAGCACAAGTTCTCTGACTACAGATTCAGttatcttttccctaaaaccACTTTGCTTAATAACTTCCAGTCAACATCCCACATTGGTAGAAAAATCAGTGAaggctttgaaaaagaaaaataaatgaagttcAAGGAATGTCTTGATCAATGAGAGATGAGTGAAATCTAAGGCCAGTGCTCAAGAGAAGGCAGTTTCAACCCAGAGTGACAtcattaagtccctactatgtgcaataCATTTTTTAAGCCctggaaatataaaaatactctacAGAACCTGTTCATTTTATCACTACAGCCCAAAATAGGAGAAAGACATCTAGAtaacaataatacaaaaaaaaaaaaaaaaaaaaacaaagcaaacaaaaaagggAGGCAGTTAAAGAAGAGGAATGGACAAATTGTTAAGAGAAATTTGAGGAGAATCACTTCATTTGTCTAAAAGTTGATATTTTGGGGGTGGAGTGGGCTAGGTTGGAATATTTGGAAGGAGGATCCAGGATTGACTGGAAACCAGGAATCTTGAAGAAATTCCCTAGTCCCAACATGCTGTATATTCTAGGGCCCTGGACAGGTctgctcctccctctccccacctgaGTTTCTTTTCAAAGTTCCCACATCTCACTTAGACTGGAGCTATGCCTTTGCTGTGTGAACAGACAGAACAGTTCAGGTAAGGAACTAGGACACACATAGACAGGAGAGAACTGGCCAAGGGGATCTTCACACTCATCTTCGGTTTCCTCTCACCTGGTAGTACCAAGATACTCCAAGTACCAAGACAATGAGTATAGAATGTCTCCCCATTAGATGTATTCCAAAGACAATTATATGAGGGAATCTGAGGAAAGAGTGAGAACACTATAACCTGGAGAT
The DNA window shown above is from Notamacropus eugenii isolate mMacEug1 chromosome 2, mMacEug1.pri_v2, whole genome shotgun sequence and carries:
- the LOC140525897 gene encoding boLa class II histocompatibility antigen, DQB*0101 beta chain-like isoform X3; translation: MVDVWISASCWKIGLLITSMLLSLSASWARDIPEDFVYQYKGECYFTNGTERVRLVFRSIYNGEEDARFDSDLRHFVAVTELGRPDAEYWNGQEDSLEEYRGYVDTLCRRNYEVTKRFTVDSRVQPRVTISPSKTDALHHLLVCSVTGFYPSKIKVTWFKNGQEETAGVVSTGVIQHGDWTYQTLVMLEMAPQSRDVYTCSVEHASLQSPISVEWRAQSESAQSKLLSGIGGFVMGLIFLSIGLIIHLKNKKGHTGPQPTGPQASSREEQFSHNPGANILLCLEAIYLPPPKRSCSFHLLFWMFSTLP
- the LOC140525897 gene encoding DLA class II histocompatibility antigen, DR-1 beta chain-like isoform X6 is translated as MADVWISAGCWKIGLLMTSMLLSLSASWARDIPEDFVYQYKGECYFTNGTERVRLVFRSIYNGEEDARFDSDLRHFVAVTELGRPDAEYWNGQEDSLEEYRGYVDTLCRRNYEVTKRFTVDSRVQPRVTISPSKTDALHHLLVCSVTGFYPSKIKVTWFKNGQEETAGVVSTGVIQHGDWTYQTLVMLEMAPQSRDVYTCSVEHASLQSPISVEWRAQSESAQSKLLSGIGGFVMGLIFLSIGLIIHLKNKKGHTGPQPTGLLR
- the LOC140525897 gene encoding DLA class II histocompatibility antigen, DR-1 beta chain-like isoform X2 codes for the protein MADVWISAGCWKIGLLMTSMLLSLSASWARDIPEDFVYQYKGECYFTNGTERVRLVFRSIYNGEEDARFDSDLRHFVAVTELGRPDAEYWNGQEDSLEEYRGYVDTLCRRNYEVTKRFTVDSRVQPRVTISPSKTDALHHLLVCSVTGFYPSKIKVTWFKNGQEETAGVVSTGVIQHGDWTYQTLVMLEMAPQSRDVYTCSVEHASLQSPISVEWRAQSESAQSKLLSGIGGFVMGLIFLSIGLIIHLKNKKGHTGPQPTGPQASSREEQFSHNPGANILLCLEAIYLPPPKRSCSFHLLFWMFSTLP